The Esox lucius isolate fEsoLuc1 chromosome 20, fEsoLuc1.pri, whole genome shotgun sequence region TACGCACTACAACTGGTTCCCTaaacaatatacacaaaaaGATTTAGCAAACTTCCAGAAGGAAGACCATCCAGCCTAACTCATCAGCAAAATTGAAATTTCTCACTAATAATCTTGATTAAACCTTTTTTGCAAAAGCAtacaaggaacattttgagaagCACAATTCTTACAATGTTTTCATATAGTAAATCCTGCAATTCAATATACCACATTCATATCATTGCAATTCCAATACACTTCCACTAACAAGCATAATTTGTCGAAAGGCAATAAGACATGAACAAATAGCGCCACATGCAACCGCATCtgtgttttttaaacaattgATGACAATATTAAAGAGTGGCAAATGTAGAAGAAGAATGAGAATAGGTGGACAGGGAGATAAGAACAACAATCTCTAATGATATTTGTGACAATGTGCttgttatttttgtacatgCTATAAAAACTATGAAAACTGGGCTAAGAGTAGTGCCAAACCTGAGCTGTTTCACTGTTGCCTTAACTTTAATGTATGTAAATTATGTAAACCTAGCTGACTACTGTGCTGACCACCCTGAATCTGTATGCATTAGCACATGGTGAACTTGATACTTTATGCTGTTCATATTCTATAGAATATATTctatattctgtatatattcTATAGAATataggacattttcacttaggggtgtactcacttttgttaccagcggtttagacattaatggctgtgtgttgagttattttgaggggacagcaaatttacattgttataagttgtacactcactacttcacattgaagcaaagtgtcatttcttcagtgttgtcacatgaaaagatatactcaaatctttacaaaaatgtgaggggtgtactcacttttgtgagatactgtaaattgCAACAATATTCACTACAAGCTGTCATTTGAGTTTGGTGGGCTGTCCTGACTTCTTGAGTTGAGAGCCTTACAGGGGCCACACAACTGCTGTACTCTCTCCACAAAGCTCTTAAGGAAGTGGTGAAAGGTACCACTGAGGGCCGACGAGGAGAAATAGAAGATAATCGGGTCTAAGCAGGCATTTATGGTACTGGACAAGACTGCTTCCACCCGCCAAGAGGGACTCTCCCATTTAATGAAGCCCACCACGTGTGACAGGTTAAAGGGTGCGAAGCAGACAACGAACACCAGCAGGGTCCCCAGAGACAGGCCAATGGCCCGCAGGCGCTTCTTTTGGCTGATGTTTGGCCGTTGTGAAAGGATCTGTACAAAGTTGATGTAGCAGAAGCAGCAGATGAGAAAGGGACAgcagaataaaaacaggaaGAGCTCCAAACGAACGGGCATTAAGACCACCATCTGCTCTTGTGTGAAATTTTCATAACACCTGCCCAGTTCTGTCTGGCTAGTGTTGGATTGGTGAAGGTATTGCATGATGTAGACAATACTGACATGAGCCATGGAAATTGTCCAGAAGAAGAAACTAGCCACCATAGCGTACAATGGCCGTCTTTTGAGTTTGTACTGGATGGGGAAAGCCACTCCCAGATAACGTTCAACACTGATGGCAGTTAGAAAAAAGGTGCTGTTGTAGATGGTGGTGTAGAAGACAAAGTTGGTCAATGGACAAAGGAAGTCGGGCAGGTACCATTTCATGTTGTCTGCTGCCTCTTTCATTTTGAATGGCAAGACAAGCAGGAAGATAATGTCCGAGATGGTTAGGTTGAGAAGCAGGACATCAATTGGGATGGCTTTCTGCCTCACCTTTTTGCTGAAGGTGTAGAAGGCCACCATGTTGGCTGGGAAGCCAATCAGAAAGGTGAGGATGTAGACAACCagcaatatatttttgtttccatATGTCTCAATTTCCTTCTCAGACTGCATTCTGCAAAAGATTACAGAAAATGGTTTAATGTAAGATGATGCATTATATTACAGGTACTCAGGCTGAGGTCACCTTAACTCAGACCAGGGCAAGACAAGGcctgttgagtcattctatctgGCCCGTGATACatccaaaacattaaaaataataaaaaaataaaaaatacctgacgaggtccgcagattatttactgttgcatatttatttattttcaaattaaaagtcctgtggcactcccagtaataagtacagctgtatcatactgtctgtttaaaatacctttaagttgaaacaaggtatttgcattgctatgatacgtagggaccagcaccacaatccacgcgcggaagttatcatttggaCGTACTATAcgcaataggctctgtgcaccagcgtagtaacgaacttccgcttttgtctagaagtctgcattgcagtttccggtttacttactaatactcatctgcattagtaaacacctaaactctcaagaagatgagtgatgctgttgtatggaaaaaaaagaaatataatgtacgtgactcatttaattttcaaggtacaagtggggcatcattttaatcaggagaatgtcctcttcttaataaaatatggcttgcgccattcaatgacttcaaacgctagactagaaatagtcagaaaaggcttttttttttatatacttccacgtaacgcaggtttaagcgcaattaatatataggaccagatgtttacttcctataccagttgttatttttcagtttcattgtgaaatgaggttacagtagtaaaataaaagaggagaccagtttttgtgcttttttgaggctatggaattttaagcttaattcaggttagaagagactaaacgaaggttcgtttcaattcacttgctattgGGACATGCTAgcattccagctcagccagcgttcttttgctgtttttgaggctagggtgaatttttatgcgttttattgtcctgcctaatactacacaaaaaaataacagatcgctaactagcttacaccacagtaaactacttgtAGTTgtgcacttccagagcaagcatgcagcaaaatacaaaaactcTCCCGATGCTACAATTCACAACAAGTCCAAGCGtagatgcagcctcactgatgaacatcttgcagtaGTAcagcacactgcttcaacagaaccgcacactgcttcaacagaaccgcacactgcttcaacagaaattattcctgacttcacctcacttgtcaacgcccatacgaggctctcctgttcatattgagtgtgAAGCCCTAAAAGTTTATTTCTttggtctgggctgctggaatcgctgttGTTAAAAtcacgtagtacaaaaaatatactgtatgaagttagatgacggcaattatagcaacatttgttttgagtgaaaatcttcagaagtgatttcataaacttatgtctgccctaataactattatacctatataactgttatacattataccttatgtaatgtagcttacacTGTTGTGTTGAAAGATAAGTTTTAAGGTAAATATGTGTTGTAaaatttctgttgagtaataaccctaaaaagggatttttttaggcctttgcctgccataataacagttgtgaacagaaaataataatcaaaaaatacattattaaagtaaattaagttcaattatgaaaacggtgttgcatgggaaaaaaatatgcataaatataatatgcaagtcaacagagttagctatgttgtgtgttttttaggcatgttggttaaaaaggtaatctggcccacgatgctctctggcattttcagtgtggccccccagtgaaaagtattgcccacccctgcctTAACTGTTCAGGTAGGGGCgtcagtttgtgttgaaaagtggtggggacaaaagatcagatgaaaaaatattacaacaggacgggaaaaatattgaataacggTGCCGTGCATCAAAAATGGGCATAGGCCAGtcaacaacacaaaaatacTCAGCATAAAAAAATGACCGTTATGGTCGCATATATGGGATTTTTACTTCTGTGCCCCTGAGAGTACGGCCCCACATTGTATTTAGAATGTTCAGTGACGTCGCTTAACTGCCAGATTCAAACTGTGCTTTCACACGTGGGCTGGCCAGAGTCGGAGGTGTTCAGCGCTGTCATATATCACAACTATGCAGTGTTTTCAACCTCATAATGTTCATTTTAGGTTTCAGACATTTCAATACACATAAGCAtgagtaaaataatacatttggagtTTGTCAAATACACACTGATGGCTGTGGAAGCAGCAATAACaatctattcaaatataatttgccGAAATGTTATTCATATCAGACAAACATAGGTGGAAGTAACTATTAAGTTTACTCTATTCTTCTCACAGTTCACCGACCACTTTCTTGTATGTATTTTGGGAGAAACTGATGAATTACGTGCTCTAAATCCGACTGACAGGACAACATTGCGGCACCCATCTCACGTTATAGATCAAGATTATTTATAAAGGTTTTCAAAAGACCAAACACACTCACTTACATGTATTTGAGAATCGGAATATCAGATAGTTAATGACATGGTAAGCaagtttgtgaatattttgaataaaaaaggaaaaaggaaagCAGAGCGAAGCTTCAGTGCCTTGAGACGCCTGAAGACCTGGCTGCGCTCTTCAATGACACAAACCCGACTC contains the following coding sequences:
- the LOC105028373 gene encoding free fatty acid receptor 2-like, yielding MQSEKEIETYGNKNILLVVYILTFLIGFPANMVAFYTFSKKVRQKAIPIDVLLLNLTISDIIFLLVLPFKMKEAADNMKWYLPDFLCPLTNFVFYTTIYNSTFFLTAISVERYLGVAFPIQYKLKRRPLYAMVASFFFWTISMAHVSIVYIMQYLHQSNTSQTELGRCYENFTQEQMVVLMPVRLELFLFLFCCPFLICCFCYINFVQILSQRPNISQKKRLRAIGLSLGTLLVFVVCFAPFNLSHVVGFIKWESPSWRVEAVLSSTINACLDPIIFYFSSSALSGTFHHFLKSFVERVQQLCGPCKALNSRSQDSPPNSNDSL